A single region of the Triticum dicoccoides isolate Atlit2015 ecotype Zavitan chromosome 2B, WEW_v2.0, whole genome shotgun sequence genome encodes:
- the LOC119360523 gene encoding protein SCAR3-like: MAGFVGLLRQLGDLTQLAAEVFQGLHDQATAVSARAGGLALGAGRLEAELPLLEERLRRRRNRRPCFVQHNVAIASEVPCRVAGHGVDRPVILVGGTRPCSIEEHIQRCRRPPQLSILEKYDAGGEGACLKRYTDPSFFRAHSAQHESDLQSSDNHSKPPAKEAHHNKYSKFKTGALSDMLQQLKYRHMIRIKRRQKHNFQNQGSSQDEASEARVLSSADSPETSNSEAPCPAVPANKERSSDLAERTSSFGAWLSPSAACCIDACENTPDNTDGSASHGANKADENANNATNSRSALVDFIASRVQSSPRKLSVKKHSDPLTESFRNMAKKLLLEYESAENFRNSNLVAF; encoded by the exons ATGGCCGGCTTCGTGGGCCTCCTCCGCCAGCTCGGGGACCTCACACA GCTCGCCGCGGAGGTGTTCCAAGGCCTGCACGACCAGGCCACGGCGGTGTCCGCTCGGGCGGGCGGCCTCGCGCTGGGGGCGGGGCGCCTGGAGGCGGAGCTGCCGCTCTTAGAGGAGCGCCTCCGTCGTCGTCGGAATAGACGGCCCTGCTTCGTGCAGCACAACGTCGCCATTGCTTCAGAAGTTCCGTGTCGCGTCGCAGGCCATGGTGTCGATCGGCCGGTGATTTTGGTGGGAGGAACAAGGCCGTGCTCCATCGAAGAGCACATCCAGCGCTGCCGCAGGCCTCCGCAGCTGTCCATTCTGGAGAA GTATGATGCTGGTGGCGAGGGAGCGTGCTTGAAGAGATACACCGACCCCTCCTTCTTCAGAGCCCACTCTGCACAGCATGAATCAGACCTTCAGAGTTCAGACAACCATTCCAAACCTCCTGCCAAGGAAGCCCACCATAACAAATACTCCAA ATTTAAAACAGGCGCGTTGTCCGATATGCTCCAACAACTTAAATATCGTCACATGATCAGAATAAAGAGGCGTCAAAAGCACAACTTTCAGAATCAGGGTTCGTCACAAGATGAAGCATCTGAAGCACGCGTTTTGTCTTCAGCTGATTCGCCTGAAACATCAAACTCCGAAGCGCCATGCCCTGCAGTACCAGCGAACAAGGAGAGGAGCAGTGACCTCGCTGAGAGGACCAGTTCGTTCGGGGCATGGCTCTCTCCAAGTGCAGCCTGCTGTATTGATGCGTGTGAAAACACACCAGACAATACTGATGGATCTGCCAGCCATGGCGCAAACAAGGCCGACGAGAATGCCAACAATGCGACAAATTCTCGTAGCGCCCTTGTCGACTTCATCGCCTCAAGGGTCCAAAGCTCGCCGAGGAAGCTATCTGTCAAGAAGCACAGTGACCCGTTAACAGAATCCTTCCGGAACATGGCTAAGAAGCTGCTGCTTGAGTATGAATCGGCAGAGAATTTTCGTAACAGCAATCTAGTGGCATTCTAA